The following are encoded together in the Diabrotica undecimpunctata isolate CICGRU chromosome 7, icDiaUnde3, whole genome shotgun sequence genome:
- the LOC140446486 gene encoding uncharacterized protein — protein MESAQDLKRLRVKRGGLKARLINFQTYVNKCMSQIDSFDDRDLKNRIVHIESLLAEYSVMQVEIECLVEEEDLQNEYKTRETFENDFYSILAQAQALIKENSTDNASSIENSNNNKFDFSEVKLPAINLPTFSGESGDWLQFRDSFDSLINNNSSISNVQRFHYLKRSLQGEAFEIIANMQVTHDNFPIAWDLLCDQYTDKRALLHVHTKALFDIHPIKRESSKGLSHLVDHVKMHLRSLRSLGQPTESWDTLMIYLVYTKLDPITIREWESKDSMNDSPNLEVFLSFLKQKSKMLKKMKDKHTEANSTQNIRAQPSKSPKVSSNRLNSHVQKSFHTSNHTCSSCNAPNHKIYTCTKFLKLSVPERIDLVKKSNLCINCLNRGHQLNSCNFGHCKKCTVKHHSLLHDTKPSTSETHAQQSLFTFSLSSKQVLLSTVLLEVVDTKGNRHDCRALLDPGSQSNFISSNLCHKLGLPRKPTNITISGAFKVESTIQSICEIQIFSKNTPFTAPLVCLVAPEICDVVPEAPIDPMSLSIPSCHKLADPDFHIPKQIDLLIGADLFWETLCIGQIRLKPSGPFLHKTKFGWIVSGPLTKPLLSDKSSSSQRHSQNLSIQTQLSRFWEIEECAELIQSPEEKSCEHMFTSTHYRDNEGRFVVSIPLKEPVSRLGDSKSIALQRFYSLERKLQRNVQFRDLYISFMREYQDLGHMSQVETSNHTTQFFLPHHGVLKEDSLTTKLRVVFDGSCSSSSGWSLNDIQMVGPTIQNDLFHILLRFRQHTYVVSADICKMYRQVSIHPPQRNLQQILWKEKPSDPLLEFQLNTVTYGTSSASYLAIRSIFQLALENMSASPASSKVIQNDFYVDDLLTGFDSLTELSNICKEVSSILKQGCFELRKWISNEPQALMHIADSNVQLNTLNLGSKENAKTLGIFWSSSSDVLTYNSEVLVDSSCKTVTKRLILSSVSQIFDPLGLLSPCVIIAKILLQKLWMERLSWDESVPAYIHTIWTCKRCINPVLTELHTFCDASEKAYGACAYIRTIDLQGNIHVHLLCAKSKVSPIKALTIPRLELSGALIAAKLSHHIQRALTVSFSSIFHWTDSTIVLGWINLSSSSLKTFVANRISEIQSKTLCTNWYHVNSSSNPADLLSRGATPTSLMPSTLWWHGPDWLSLSSVKWPIASAFEKTELPDIKTSQVLQMTTRVSSIIDIERFSKFSRLHRSMAFCLRFIHNLKPGNDKFHGPLSSVELSNALNILSKIIQAEHFSSEINLLSKSCKIRKGSIKFLSPFLDDNGILRVGGRLKHSPWSFEKRHPILLPKDSHFTKLLFIHEHRRLLHSGPNHLLSSIRDKFWPISGRNIARKTVHNCITCFKAKPYFQTPIMGDLSKERVTQTFPFHSTGVDYAGPFLLKDRKGRGCKTFKAWVCLFICLTTKAIHLEIATSLTSEAFIACLKRFIARRGRPLQLCSDNGTNFIGAKSELDEISSFLTNNKTELASFCANDKIAWKFIPANSPHFGGIWEAGIKSMKVHLRRTMKNNLLIFEEFQTLLVQVESVLNSRPLSPLSSNPNDFNPITPAHFLIGRPFTSLPEPDLTDISTNRLSRYQHFQMMHQHIWHRWSKEYMGELQQRQKWFSDPPPNIQVGQLVLIKDTRFPPLCWPLGRVTAIHPGQDGVTRVVTVKTARGEYKRAVKNISPLPNI, from the exons atggaatCAGCACAAGATTTAAAAAGACTTCGTGTTAAGCGAGGTGGTTTGAAAGCTCGTTTAATAAATTTTCAGACATATGTAAATAAATGCATGTCTCAAATTGATTCATTTGACGATAGGGACTTAAAAAACAGAATTGTACATATTGAAAGTCTACTAGCTGAATATTCAGTTATGCAGGTAGAGATTGAATGCTTGGTAGAGGAAGAGGACTTGCAAAACGAATATAAAACACGCGAAACCTTTGAAAATGATTTTTATTCGATACTTGCACAAGCGCAAGCCCTGATTAAGGAAAATAGCACAGATAATGCAAGTTCCATTGAGAAttcaaataacaataaattcgaTTTTTCAGAAGTAAAGTTGCCAGCCATCAATTTGCCAACATTTTCAGGCGAATCAGGTGATTGGCTACAATTTAGAGATTCATTTGACAGTTTGATAAATAACAATAGTTCAATTAGTAATGTACAGCGGTTTCATTATTTAAAGAGATCTTTACAGGGCGAAGCATTCGAAATTATTGCAAACATGCAGGTCACACATGATAATTTTCCAATAGCTTGGGATTTATTGTGTGACCAATATACAGATAAAAGGGCATTGTTACATGTACATACCAAGGCTTTATTCGACATTCATCCAATAAAAAGGGAATCTTCAAAAGGTTTAAGCCACTTGGTAGATCACGTAAAAATGCACTTAAGATCTTTAAGGTCATTAGGACAGCCTACAGAGTCATGGGATACTCTAATGATATATTTAGTGTATACCAAGCTCGATCCAATTACAATTAGAGAATGGGAATCTAAAGATTCAATGAACGATTCACCCAATTTAgaagtttttctttcatttttaaagCAAAAGTCAAAAATGCTCAAAAAAATGAAGGACAAACATACAGAGGCGAATTCAACCCAAAACATAAGGGCACAGCCATCCAAATCACCAAAAGTATCTAGTAATAGATTAAATTCTCATGTTCAGAAAAGTTTTCATACTTCAAACCATACCTGTTCATCATGCAATGCTCCAAATCACAAAATTTATACATGTACAAAATTTCTAAAGTTGTCTGTACCTGAACGAATCGATTTAGTAAAAAAGTCCAATTTGTGCATTAACTGTCTAAATCGTGGGCATCAATTAAACAGTTGCAACTTTGGTCATTGCAAAAAATGCACTGTGAAGCATCATTCTCTGTTGCATGATACAAAACCTTCTACATCTGAGACACATGCACAACAGTCTCTCTTCACATTCAGTTTAAGTTCGAAACAAGTACTTTTATCTACTGTTTTATTAGAGGTTGTTGATACAAAGGGAAATCGTCATGACTGCAGAGCACTTTTAGATCCAGGGAGCCAGTCGAACTTTATTAGTTCAAATTTATGTCATAAACTTGGATTACCGAGAAAGCCTACAAATATTACAATTTCAGGGGCATTTAAGGTGGAATCTACAATTCAATCCATTTGTGAAATTCAGATTTTCTCTAAAAACACTCCATTTACAGCTCCTCTAGTCTGTCTAGTAGCTCCAGAAATATGCGATGTCGTACCTGAAGCTCCTATTGACCCGATGTCTCTTTCGATACCTTCATGTCATAAATTAGCAGATCCTGATTTTCATATTCCCAAACAAATTGATCTTCTCATAGGTGCTGATTTGTTTTGGGAAACATTATGCATAGGACAAATTCGTCTTAAACCTTCAGGTCCATTTCTTCATAAAACTAAGTTCGGTTGGATAGTGAGTGGGCCACTTACAAAACCTCTTCTTTCAGACAAATCAAGCTCTTCTCAAAGGCATTCCCAAAACTTAAGCATACAAACTCAGCTTTCTCGCTTTTGGGAAATAGAGGAGTGTGCTGAGTTAATTCAGTCTCCAGAAGAAAAATCTTGTGAGCATATGTTTACTTCAACTCATTACAGAGACAATGAAGGTCGTTTCGTGGTCTCAATACCTTTGAAGGAACCTGTTTCTAGACTAGGTGACTCAAAATCTATTGCTCTTCAACGGTTTTATAGTCTAGAACGTAAACTTCAGCGGAATGTACAATTTCGAGATCTATACATTTCATTTATGCGAGAGTATCAAGACTTAGGACACATGTCCCAGGTAGAAACGTCGAATCACACAACACAGTTCTTCTTGCCACATCATGGAGTACTAAAGGAAGATTCACTTACAACCAAACTGCGAGTTGTGTTCGATGGTTCTTGTTCCTCATCTTCAGGCTGGTCATTAAACGACATTCAAATGGTAGGACCAACCATTCAAAATGATCTCTTTCACATTTTACTTCGCTTCAGGCAACATACATATGTCGTTTCAGCTGATATATGTAAAATGTATCGGCAAGTTTCAATTCATCCTCCACAAAGAAATCTTCAGCAGATCTTGTGGAAAGAAAAGCCTTCAGATCCTCTTttggaatttcaattaaataccGTTACATATGGCACCTCTTCCGCATCATATCTAGCCATAAGATCTATTTTTCAGCTTGCTTTAGAAAATATGAGTGCATCTCCAGCTTCTTCCAAGGTCATCCAAAACGACTTCTACGTAGACGATCTACTTACAGGCTTTGATTCATTAACAGAGCTGTCCAATATTTGCAAGGAAGTATCTTCAATCCTCAAACAAGGTTGTTTCGAACTGCGGAAGTGGATCTCTAACGAACCTCAAGCTCTTATGCATATTGCGGATTCCAATGTGCAACTTAACACATTGAACTTAGGTTCTAAGGAAAATGCGAAAACTTTAGGCATATTTTGGTCATCTTCGTCTGATGTCCTAACTTACAATTCAGAGGTTTTAGTGGACAGCTCCTGTAAAACTGTTACAAAACGTCTAATTCTATCCAGTGTATCTCAGATTTTTGATCCATTGGGCTTACTAAGTCCTTGCGTTATCATAGCAAAAATTCTTCTTCAGAAACTCTGGATGGAACGTTTATCTTGGGATGAGTCTGTCCCAGCATACATTCATACAATATGG ACATGTAAAAGATGCATCAACCCTGTCCTTACTGAACTCCACACCTTTTGTGATGCAAGTGAGAAGGCCTATGGTGCCTGCGCATACATTCGAACAATTGACCTTCAAGGCAACATTCATGTTCATCTGCTTTGTGCCAAATCTAAGGTGAGTCCAATCAAGGCTCTTACAATTCCTCGATTGGAGTTATCCGGTGCTCTTATAGCCGCCAAATTGTCTCATCATATTCAAAGGGCTCTCACAGTATCGTTTAGCAGCATATTTCATTGGACAGATTCCACAATAGTCTTGGGTTGGATAAACTTGTCATCTTCTTCACTAAAAACATTTGTTGCAAACAGGATATCTGAAATTCAGAGCAAGACTTTATGTACAAATTGGTACCATGTGAATTCGTCTTCGAACCCTGCCGATCTATTGTCGCGTGGTGCCACTCCGACTTCACTAATGCCATCTACCTTATGGTGGCATGGTCCAGACTGGCTTTCACTTTCATCGGTGAAATGGCCCATTGCTTCAGCTTTCGAAAAAACAGAACTTCCTGACATCAAAACCTCCCAAGTGCTACAAATGACGACAAGAGTTTCTTCAATAATAGACATTGAGcgattttcaaaattttcaagaCTTCATCGCTCTATGGCATTTTGCTTACGTTTCATTCATAACCTTAAACCAGGTAACGATAAGTTCCATGGGCCATTGAGCAGTGTAGAACTTTCAAATGCATTAAACATTCTTTCAAAGATAATTCAAGCTGAGCATTTCAGCTCAGAAATAAACTTGTTGAGTAAATCCTGCAAAATAAGAAAAGGTTCTATTAAGTTTCTTTCCCCATTTTTGGATGACAATGGTATCTTGCGAGTTGGAGGTAGACTCAAACATTCCCCATGGTCATTTGAAAAACGCCATCCTATTCTACTTCCCAAGGATTCTCATTTCACTAAATTACTTTTTATACATGAACATAGGAGGCTTCTTCATTCAGGTCCCAACCATCTACTTTCATCTATCAGGGATAAGTTTTGGCCAATTTCAGGCCGCAATATTGCTCGAAAAACAGTACATAATTGCATAACATGTTTCAAGGCAAAACCTTATTTTCAAACCCCTATAATGGGTGATCTGTCCAAGGAACGGGTTACTCAAACGTTTCCTTTTCATTCAACCGGTGTAGACTACGCTGGGCCCTTTTTACTAAAGGATAGGAAGGGTCGCGGGTGCAAAACGTTTAAGGCTTGGGTTTGCCTCTTTATATGTCTTACAACCAAGGCTATACATCTTGAAATAGCTACAAGTCTTACTTCCGAAGCATTCATTGCCTGCCTCAAACGCTTTATAGCTAGAAGAGGGCGGCCTTTACAATTATGTTCAGATAATGGCACTAATTTTATAGGAGCCAAGAGTGAGTTAGATGAAATTtcaagttttttaactaataacAAAACTGAACTAGCCTCATTTTGTGCAAATGATAAAATAGCTTGGAAATTTATTCCAGCAAATTCTCCACATTTCGGGGGAATTTGGGAGGCAGGAATAAAGTCAATGAAGGTTCATTTACGACGAACAATGAAAAACAACTTACTCATTTTCGAAGAATTTCAAACACTTTTAGTTCAAGTAGAGTCAGTATTAAATTCCCGACCACTCTCACCTCTTAGTTCCAATCCTAATGATTTTAATCCTATCACACCAGCTCATTTTCTTATCGGGAGACCATTCACATCATTACCAGAGCCCGATCTTACGGACATATCTACAAACAGGTTGTCTCGATATCAACATTTTCAAATGATGCACCAGCACATATGGCATCGCTGGTCCAAAGAATACATGGGAGAGTTGCAGCAACGTCAGAAATGGTTTTCTGACCCTCCACCCAACATACAAGTAGGACAATTAGTTCTAATCAAGGACACACGTTTTCCACCTCTATGTTGGCCATTAGGCCGTGTGACAGCCATTCATCCAGGACAAGATGGTGTAACTCGTGTAGTAACAGTGAAAACAGCCCGCGGAGAATACAAACGTGCGGTTAAAAACATTTCGCCATTACCGaacatttaa
- the LOC140445524 gene encoding uncharacterized protein translates to MKSRERERYNITVLFCILNTFEDKNLCLFRLNKDECETCVGYKEGQISKEIYDINLSKKEGARAKKENKTNKKYVFTMDLQSVLLCPKSNVSSLYYKTKLAVHNITFFNLHTKEIKYYVWHESEDRLTPNEFSSIICDFINCECLLQSEDQLVTLYSDGCGYQNRNTVLSNALLNVAKLKNIKIGQKYLTKGHTQMEADSVYSQIERQVRTRSFNVPADYCDALKKARTKPKPYDVKYLNHSFFFNIEGTRKNIKSIRPGKRCGDPCVADIVALQYQLDLINYKLRFTQECKPLALICNIPSIQRVNLKDIPKLYSERLKITKNKYNNLQELK, encoded by the coding sequence ATGAAGTCAAGAGAAAGAGAAAGATACAACATTACTGTcctattttgtattttaaatacATTTGAGGACAAAAATTTATGCTTATTTAGACTTAATAAAGATGAATGTGAAACTTGTGTTGGTTACAAAGAGGGCCAAATTTCAAAAGAAATCTACGATATTAATCTTTCGAAAAAGGAAGGAGCCAGAGCtaaaaaggaaaacaaaacaaacaaaaagtaCGTGTTCACAATGGACTTACAAAGTGTATTGCTTTGTCCAAAATCAAATGTCTCTAgtttatattataaaacaaagcttGCTGTACacaatattactttttttaaccTACACACTAaagagataaaatattatgtttggCATGAATCTGAAGATAGACTCACGCCTAATGAGTTCTCATCAATAATCTGCGACTTTATCAATTGTGAATGCCTCTTACAAAGCGAAGATCAATTAGTTACATTATACAGTGATGGGTGTGGGTACCAAAACAGAAATACTGTTCTGTCGAATGCTCTCCTTAATGTAgctaaattaaaaaacataaaaattggaCAGAAATATCTAACAAAAGGACACACTCAAATGGAAGCAGATTCGGTATACTCCCAAATTGAACGCCAAGTGAGAACAAGAAGTTTCAATGTTCCAGCAGATTACTGCGATGCTCTCAAGAAAGCTCGTACAAAGCCCAAGCCTTATGACGTGAAGTACCTTaaccactcatttttttttaatattgaaggtacacggaaaaatataaaatctatTAGGCCAGGAAAAAGATGCGGAGACCCTTGTGTTGCTGATATTGTTGCACTTCAATACCAGCTTGATTTAATTAACTACAAGTTACGTTTCACACAAGAGTGTAAACCTCTGGCTTTAATATGCAATATTCCATCAATTCAACGAGTGAATTTGAAAGATATTCCTAAACTGTACTCTGAAAGATTGAAAATAACAAAGAATAAATACAATAATCTTCAGGAGCTAAAGTAG